CAGTCACGGGTTGGCTTCCCGTGCTCCAAAGTGAGCTTCGCTCAACTACACTGGACGGATTTGTCCTCCGCTCGTCTTCGCTTTAGCGAGGGAGGGGGTCGTTTTCTAGTTGTCTAAGATGTGAAATGAGAGGATAGTGAACAGTTCGCCGTGCTTGCTTCCGCTGACGCGCGAACCCACCTTCGGCGACGCAACCTCGCGCCCCACGGCGGGCCCGGTCGTTCTGCCGTTCTCCTTTAGTATCGTGATCCGAGCTTTACTCGCCCCACGATGATACACTTTGTTACTACTTTCGCCGTTAAGCTACAATTCTGTAATCAGAGGCCGAAAACCCCGCGCCTCGCGGGGTTTAAAGGGTGCTACCGGTCCAACCAACGGTTCGTCGCGTCCAGCACCGCCAGGACGCTCGCCGTCTCCGGACTCTCTCTCACCTCGGCACTACCCGTCATCAACGCTGTGTCGCGGCCGTGCTTCGTCGAGACGCCCACGAACACGAAGTTGCGGTCGAAGGCCTCGAGGAAACGGCAGCCCTCCAACCCCAGCACTCGCTCGTCGCCCTCGGCAAGCTTGATCGCGGTGAGCGACGCGCGGGCGGCGAGCTCGATGCGAAGGCGCTCGTTCTCGATGCCTTCCGCCTCGCCAACGTACGATTGGTCGCCTTTACGCAGCGTCACTCGGCACGTCACACCGCGCGTGCGTGAGCGGCGCACTTCGACGTCCTCGAAGTAGATCCGCCGGCGGTTGATCACCGCGATCGCATCCGTCGTCGCCGCGGTGAACGCGCGCGGCGCACTGGACAAAATGGCCGGTTGTGTCGCGGCGGTCTTCAACGGCAACGCGGTCGCGCCGTTCCCGGCATTTCCGTTGCGAGAATTCTTCTGGCCATCGTCCGACGTCGCCACCGAAATCTTTTTATGCGAGACGTGCATGCCGAGGTGCGCAATCAACGCACTCTCGACGTTCCGCACCGTCTGCTTCGGCGTGAATTCCGTCGTCGTGAGAATGTGAATCTCGTCGACGGCCCCGTTCGGGCTCGCGACGATGCGGGCAGACATCACGCCCGGCAGCGTGGCGAGCAACTCCTCGGCACGCTGAATGGGAAGGACGCTTCCGGCGATGAGAGACGACTCGGCCGTTGGCGCAGAATTGCTGTTGGGGAGCGGCAACGCAGTACTCCGGCGTCGGTTAGGCAGGAACTACCCGGTAAAGACGACGGCACCGGCCCGCCGTCACGCCGAAAACGAGCCGCTTCGCCCGAACTCGACATTAAGAGGGGCGTGAATATGCCCCTTATTGACTGCTTTTGGCAAGCGTAAATGCCCTTACATCAACGAAAAAGGTCGCTGTCAACATGAAATGTGAATAAGTGACCGCATGGCGTGTAACGGGTGTGAATAACTGCGCACAAGGTGGACGGGGTGGAGAGGCGGACCGGTGGACGGCAGCTGCAACGAAATCTTCGCTGAGTGGCGAAGTCCGGAGTTCGGTAGTTTCGGAGTGCGGCAGTTGTCGGACTCCGTCAGGTTCGCCGCTTCGGAATTCGGAAGTTTCGGAGTTCTGCCGTTTCGGAGTTCGGAAGTCTCGGCGTACGGTACTACTCGATCTCCGGATGTTCCGGCATTCGATACTCTTTGATTTTCCGATAAAGAGTTCGCTCGCCGATCCCCAACATGTCGGCGGCGCGGCGGCGATTGCCGCGCGATTCGCGAAGCGCGAGCTCGATCGCGGCGCGTTCGATCTCCGCCATCGTCATGCCCGGCGTGATGCTCACGACGTTCGGCGGCGGCGGTTGATCGCGCGGTTCGATCGCGCCGACTGAGCTCGGCGTCGGCGTGGGCAATGCGTTCGCGTTCGCGACGCTCGGCACTGCGTTCGCCGGTACTTCGCCGATCCACCCGTCGTGCGGGCGATCGTCGATGCGACGTCGCAATTCCTCGACTTGCAGTTTGAGCTCGAGCAAACTGCGAACGATGAATTCCAATTCGCGCCCGCCGGCCGTCGCCGCGTCTTGCGCGCGGAGAATCGGGCCGACGTGCACGGGCAGGAACCGGGCTCCCCCGCCCTCCCGGATGTGGCGAGGCAGATCGTTTGGTTCTATCTCGTGGTCGGGGGCGAGGACGACCATGCTCTCGATGAGATTGCGCAGCTCGCGCACGTTCCCCGGCCACGGATACTCGGCGAGGCGCTGCATCGCGTCGGCCGAGATGCCGTGGAATTTGCGATCGTGCTGCGCCGAGTAGTCGCCGATGAAGCGGCGAACGAGCATGGGAATGTCTTCGGGGCGCTCGCGCAACGGCGGGAGATAGATGCGCAGAACGTTGAGGCGGTAGAACAGATCGGCGCGGAAGCGCCCGTCGTCGACCAGCTCGCGGATCGGTTGGTTCGTCGCGGCGATGACGCGCACGTCGACCGAGATCCGCGACACACCACCGACGCGCATGAACTCGCGTTCCTCGAGCACGCGCAAAAGCTTGACCTGCGTCGCGGGCGGAATCTCGCCGATCTCGTCGAGGAACAACGTTCCCGTGTCGGCGAGCTCGAACCGGCCGAGTCTCCGCTCGGCGGCGCCGGTGAACGCTCCTTTCTCGTGGCCGAACAACTCGCTCTCGAGGAGCGTCTCCGGCAACGCGCCGACGTTCTCGGCGATGAAAGGCTTCGCTCGGCGGTTCGACAGCATGTGGATCGCGCGCGCGACGAGCTCCTTCCCCGTGCCGCTCTCGCCTTCGATGAGAACGGTGCTCGAGACCGGAGCCATCTGCTCCACCTGCACCATCACCTCGCGCATCGCGTCGCTCTCGCCGATGAGGCCAGTGAGACGCTGGAGACGCCGGCGCTCGAGGACGCGTTTGATGCCGGCGACGACTTCGTCGACGTTCACCGGTTTGCTGAAGATCTCGACGAAGCCGATCGCCCGCAGACGAACCATCAGCCCGGGATCGGACGACTCGGCGAGGCCGACCGACGGCGCGCCGTCCCAGAGCTGCTCCTTGACGAGCGAGACGGTGAGCGGATCGGTGAGGTCGCCCGTGAACACGAGGACGTCGGGCTTTTGGCGCCTGATGGTCGAGCGAATGTCGTCGAGCGGCGAGACGAGCGCGGTCTCGACTCCTTCGCGCTCGAGTACGGCGTTGATGCGAACCGCGGGCTCGACGTCCTGCAGCGTGAGCAGCGCTCTCATGACGACACCGCCGGCGAGTGGTCGGTCGCCGCGCCGCGGATGATCGCCACGGCGTGACCGACGATCGGGTCGAGCGCGGCGAGCCCGTCGCGCACACCGGTCGTCGAGCCGGGCAGATTCACGATGAGAGTTTTGTTACGCACTCCCGCCACCCCGCGCGCCAGCGCCGCCCTCGGCTGGGATTGGATCGCCAAAACCCTGATCCGCTCGGCGATTCCCGGAGCTTCGCGGTCGAGGACCGCGCGAGTGGCTTCGGGGGTCTGGTCGGTGGGGCTGAGACCCGTCCCCCCGGTGGTGAGGATGAGATCGGCCTCGTCGCCGTCCGCCCAGGTGGCGAGGGCCGAGACGATTTGGACGGTGTCATCGGGGACGACTGTCCGCGCGGCGAGGGCGTCGGCTCGGCCGCTAACCCACGCTTCTATAGTATCGCCGGACGTGTCGGCCCGGTCGCCGCGGGCGGCGGCGGTGGAGATTGTCAGGATGGCAACCCGCATGCGCCAAATTTGCGGGCCCCCGGGCCGGCGGAAAAGGCTCGTGAGGGCGGGCTGGTGGACAGGTGGACAGGAGGACCGGTGGACCGGTGGACGGGGAACTGCCTGAGAGGCGCGGCTGTTCCCGTCCACCCGTCCACCCGTTTATACGTCCCTCGTCCTCTCACTGGCCCGGGTGATGAATACCTACGATTTCCAGGAGTTCTAGAAGGAACCTTGATGCGAACGGCATTCGTCATTGCGCTCCAGTTCGGGATGGCAGCCGCGGTTACCGCCCAACAGCAGCAGCCACTACTTCAACTGGGCTACGAGAAGACGTGGACGGAGTCCACGCCCCCCCAGCACATCGTCGGACCGGTCTACTACGTGGGGACGCGCGGATTGGCAGCGTATCTCATCGCGACGCCGGCTGGTCACATCCTGCTCAACGGTGCGCTGCCGGAGTCGGCGGATGAACTCGAGCAGGCGATTCGCGCCGCCGGGTTCAAGCCAGAGGACATTCGCCTGCTGCTCGTCTCGCAGGCCCGCATCGACAACGCCGGGACACTCGCGCACTTCAAGAAGCTTTCCGGTGCGAGTGTCGCGGTCATGGACGCCGATTCGACCGAGCTCGCGACCGGCGGCCGTTCGGACCCGTTGTACGGTTCGCTCGCGAGCTTCTACTTCCCGCCGGTTCTGCCCGACCGGATTCTGCACGTGGGTGACACGGTCTCGCTTGGAGACGTCACGCTCGTAGCGCACGCCGGCGCGGGACAGACCGCCGGCGCGACGACATGGACGACCACGGTGCACGGAGCCGACCGGTCATACGACGTCGCGTTCCCCTGCTGCACGGAAGTCAAATCGACTCGGCAGATCGTCGCGAACGCGTCGTATCGGTGGAACGGCAGCAACCCCGACTATCTCGAGGCGTTCACCGACATGGGGACGCTGCATCCGGACATCTGGCTCGCGACGCGTCCGGCATCGTTCAACTTCGAGGGAAAGCGAGCCCGTGTCGCGACGGTCGGCGTTCGCGCCTGGGTCGATCCCGACGGATATCGCATCTGGTTGATGGACGAGAAAGCGAAGTTCCGAAGCCGAGGGACGCCTGAGATCAGGATGGCGGCCGGAACGATCGCCGCTCCGGAGCCCTTCTACGATCCGCCGCCGATGGTGCCCTCTCAGCCGGGGCGACTCATCCGAGCCGAATTGCTGACGGGCCGCAAGATTCCGGCGGGAACGAAGGCTTGGAGAATTCTTTATACGACCACGCTCAACGACAGCACGTCGGCCGTCGCGAGCGCGACAGTGCTCGTGCCGATTGCGCCGAGCGACCGCGAGCGGCCCGTGATTTCGTGGGCGCACGGCTCGCTGGGAATCGTTCCCCGCTGCGCGCCGTCGCTGCGGCCGAATCCGATCGACGACGTGCCGGCGATCAACGAGATCGTCTCGCGGGGCTGGGTCCTCGTCGCACCGGACTACCCGGGACTCGGCACCGTCGCGCCAAATCCGTATCTCATCGGGCAGGGCGAAGCGCGCTCGGCGCTCGACGCGGTGCGCGCGGCGCACCAGATACGAGATCTCTCATTGGATCCGCGCACCGTCGTGTGGGGGCACTCGCAAGGCGGACACGCGGCGCTCTGGGCGGGCATCATCGCGCCGAAATACGCGCCCGACGCCAACGTCATCGGTGTGGTCGCCGACTCGCCCCCGACGGACATGGGCGCCCTGCTCACGATCCACCGCGGCGACCCGGTCGAAGCGAGCGTCGGCTCGTTCGTCGCGACGGCGTACAGCCAGTTCTATTCGGACGTGAAGTTCAACGAGATCGTGCGCCGCAACGGCCAGGCCGCTGCGCGCAAGATGTCCGAGCTCTGCTTCGACGACGACGGTATGCGCGCGGCTCAGCCGCTTCTCATGCAACTCGTCGGCGCACCGCTCCTCGCGAACCCGGACAGCGACGGACTAGGCAACCGTCTTCGCGAGAACGACCCCAACGGCCCCATCGCCGCTCCGCTGCTCGTCGTGCAAGGAATGGCGGATCAGATGGTGAGTCCCGAGATCACGAGCCGGTTCGTTCAGCAGCAGTGTCTCGCGGGGATGAGCATCGAGTACATCACGTTCTCCGGCCTCGATCACGGAAACATGGATGCGCCACGGTCGCCGGTCGGGCCCGAGCTGGTGAAGTGGACGCAAGAGCGGTTGGAGAACAAGCCGCAGAAAGCCGGGTGCACCACCCGTCAGGTGGACAAGTAATCGCTGAAAAAGAAGCCGCGAGCGTAAGGGCTCGCGGCTCATGCTCACAGCTGTTGCTCGGGGCTTGGCTCGCCCGGAGCTTCGAGATGCCAGAGTGTTGCGTCGAACTCAAACGAATCTCAGAACTCAGAGCCGAGCACTGAGACCTCGGCCCTGTTCTTACAGGTGACTCCCTTCCTTGTAGAACGGCATCTTCACGACGCTCGCCGGCACTCGCTTTCCTCGAATCTCCACCTCGAACGCCGTCCCTTCCTTCGCCAGAGCGGTCGGTAAGTACGCCGTCCCGATCGGAATTCCGAGCGTCGGGCTCATCGTCCCGCTGCACACGACGCCACTCGCCGCGCCGTCGGCGAACACGGGATAGCCGTGTCGCGCAATGTTGCGGTCGCCGAGTGTGAATCCGACAAGCTTCTTGGTCAGCCCTTCGGCCTTCTGTCGATTCAGCACCGGGCTGCCGACGAACTCGCCCTTTTTGAGCTTGACGAGCCACGCAAGGTTGGCCTCGAGCGGCGTGACCGTGTCGTCGATGTCATTGCCGTAGAGCGCCATTCCCATCTCGAGTCGCAGCGTGTCGCGCGCGCCAAGTCCCGCGGGCGTGACATCGCCGGCGCCCATGAGCGCGTCCCAGAGGCGCGTCGAGTATTGGACGTCGTGATAGAGCTCGAAGCCGTCTTCGCCGGTGTAGCCGGTGCGCGAGACGATCATCGGCATGCCGGACACCTTGCCTTCGGCGAAATGATAGTAGCCGATCCCTGACAGGTCGACGTCGGTGAGCGGCTGAAGTATCGACGCGGCGAGCGGCCCCTGGAGGGCGAGAAGGCCCATCTGGTCGCTCACGTCCGTCAATTGCACCCCGAACTTGTCGGCGAGCTTTGCGATGTGCGCGAAGTCCTTGGCGACGTTCGACGCGTTCACGACCATCATCACGCGGTCGGGAAAGCGATAGACGAGGCAGTCGTCCTCGATCGTGCCGCGGTCGTTGAGGATCGTCGAGTAGTGCACCTGGCCGATCGTGAGCGCCGCGACGTCGTTCGTCGTCACGTAGTTCACGAAATCGACGGCCGAGGAACCCGGGCCTCGGATAATGAATTCGCCCATGTGCGATACATCGAACAGACCGCATCGCTCGCGGACGGCTTTGTGCTCGACGGTGATGCCGGCCGGATACTGGACCGGCATCTCGTATCCGGCGAACGGAACGATCTTCGCGCCGAGCGCGACGTGCTTCTCGTAGAAGGGCGTACGCTTGAGCGCGCTCTGCGGTGTCACCGGGGCAGCCGCGGGCGTCGTGGTCGGGGGAGCCGATGTAGTGGACATGCGGGGAATATGGGGACCGCGTGTCCTAGGGTGAAGCGCGTCGTGGGGATAGGCCGCGGTACCGCCGTTGTAAGAATCGTGTCCGGGTTCGAGCCGACTCACAACTCTGACGAATCGTCCCGCGTCTAAGCCGCGTAGTGGTGGACAGGTGGACCGGTTGACGGATGGACGGCAACTGCAGTTAGCGCAGCTCAGGCTGTTGCCCGTCCACCTGTCCACCCCCAAACAGGACGACGAGCAGCCCCCCATGCCCAGACTCCTCTCCCTCTGCTTTCTATTTGTCCCTGCGATTGTCGCCGCGCAGGGCGTAGTGCGCCAAAGGGCAGCGCCGGCGGATACGCTGGCCTACGGACACAAAGTCGCGGTGCCGAGTGCGGTGGCCGTGAAGCGCAA
This window of the Gemmatimonadaceae bacterium genome carries:
- a CDS encoding sigma-54 dependent transcriptional regulator, whose translation is MRALLTLQDVEPAVRINAVLEREGVETALVSPLDDIRSTIRRQKPDVLVFTGDLTDPLTVSLVKEQLWDGAPSVGLAESSDPGLMVRLRAIGFVEIFSKPVNVDEVVAGIKRVLERRRLQRLTGLIGESDAMREVMVQVEQMAPVSSTVLIEGESGTGKELVARAIHMLSNRRAKPFIAENVGALPETLLESELFGHEKGAFTGAAERRLGRFELADTGTLFLDEIGEIPPATQVKLLRVLEEREFMRVGGVSRISVDVRVIAATNQPIRELVDDGRFRADLFYRLNVLRIYLPPLRERPEDIPMLVRRFIGDYSAQHDRKFHGISADAMQRLAEYPWPGNVRELRNLIESMVVLAPDHEIEPNDLPRHIREGGGARFLPVHVGPILRAQDAATAGGRELEFIVRSLLELKLQVEELRRRIDDRPHDGWIGEVPANAVPSVANANALPTPTPSSVGAIEPRDQPPPPNVVSITPGMTMAEIERAAIELALRESRGNRRRAADMLGIGERTLYRKIKEYRMPEHPEIE
- a CDS encoding MogA/MoaB family molybdenum cofactor biosynthesis protein, with amino-acid sequence MRVAILTISTAAARGDRADTSGDTIEAWVSGRADALAARTVVPDDTVQIVSALATWADGDEADLILTTGGTGLSPTDQTPEATRAVLDREAPGIAERIRVLAIQSQPRAALARGVAGVRNKTLIVNLPGSTTGVRDGLAALDPIVGHAVAIIRGAATDHSPAVSS
- a CDS encoding alpha/beta fold hydrolase, whose translation is MRTAFVIALQFGMAAAVTAQQQQPLLQLGYEKTWTESTPPQHIVGPVYYVGTRGLAAYLIATPAGHILLNGALPESADELEQAIRAAGFKPEDIRLLLVSQARIDNAGTLAHFKKLSGASVAVMDADSTELATGGRSDPLYGSLASFYFPPVLPDRILHVGDTVSLGDVTLVAHAGAGQTAGATTWTTTVHGADRSYDVAFPCCTEVKSTRQIVANASYRWNGSNPDYLEAFTDMGTLHPDIWLATRPASFNFEGKRARVATVGVRAWVDPDGYRIWLMDEKAKFRSRGTPEIRMAAGTIAAPEPFYDPPPMVPSQPGRLIRAELLTGRKIPAGTKAWRILYTTTLNDSTSAVASATVLVPIAPSDRERPVISWAHGSLGIVPRCAPSLRPNPIDDVPAINEIVSRGWVLVAPDYPGLGTVAPNPYLIGQGEARSALDAVRAAHQIRDLSLDPRTVVWGHSQGGHAALWAGIIAPKYAPDANVIGVVADSPPTDMGALLTIHRGDPVEASVGSFVATAYSQFYSDVKFNEIVRRNGQAAARKMSELCFDDDGMRAAQPLLMQLVGAPLLANPDSDGLGNRLRENDPNGPIAAPLLVVQGMADQMVSPEITSRFVQQQCLAGMSIEYITFSGLDHGNMDAPRSPVGPELVKWTQERLENKPQKAGCTTRQVDK
- the gcvT gene encoding glycine cleavage system aminomethyltransferase GcvT, translating into MSTTSAPPTTTPAAAPVTPQSALKRTPFYEKHVALGAKIVPFAGYEMPVQYPAGITVEHKAVRERCGLFDVSHMGEFIIRGPGSSAVDFVNYVTTNDVAALTIGQVHYSTILNDRGTIEDDCLVYRFPDRVMMVVNASNVAKDFAHIAKLADKFGVQLTDVSDQMGLLALQGPLAASILQPLTDVDLSGIGYYHFAEGKVSGMPMIVSRTGYTGEDGFELYHDVQYSTRLWDALMGAGDVTPAGLGARDTLRLEMGMALYGNDIDDTVTPLEANLAWLVKLKKGEFVGSPVLNRQKAEGLTKKLVGFTLGDRNIARHGYPVFADGAASGVVCSGTMSPTLGIPIGTAYLPTALAKEGTAFEVEIRGKRVPASVVKMPFYKEGSHL